In Stenotrophomonas sp. ESTM1D_MKCIP4_1, a single genomic region encodes these proteins:
- a CDS encoding glycosyltransferase family 4 protein, whose translation MAWWVMGALLGLALLSAALTWAARGYAVHRQLLDQPGERRSHSVATPRGGGIAIVISLLVAAGVAMWAWPAATPSLLVASVGLVLVAGIGWWDDHRPLPALRRLLVHFIAAGLLAALVKVHGGSWLLALLVLVFTASLINIWNFMDGINGIASSQAVIAALGFAAVLPWPYSLVAIALGLACVGFLPFNFPKARIFMGDVGSGALGYAVSVVLAVAALRTEISWVMLLVPISPFLVDAGFTLLARILSGQRWMEPHTQHVYQRAVQAGASHARVTGMYFVVGLFSITVFFVCTRLQPRWEAVVAVAWISALSLLWLLLRNGLRHR comes from the coding sequence ATGGCCTGGTGGGTGATGGGCGCGCTGCTGGGGCTGGCGCTGCTCAGCGCGGCGCTGACCTGGGCGGCACGCGGTTATGCCGTGCACCGGCAGCTGCTCGACCAGCCCGGTGAACGCCGCAGTCACAGCGTAGCGACCCCCCGCGGAGGCGGCATCGCCATCGTCATCAGCCTGCTGGTGGCGGCCGGCGTGGCCATGTGGGCCTGGCCGGCGGCCACCCCCAGCCTGCTGGTGGCCAGCGTGGGCCTGGTGCTGGTGGCGGGCATCGGCTGGTGGGATGACCACCGGCCGCTGCCGGCCCTGCGCCGCCTGCTGGTGCACTTCATCGCCGCGGGCCTGCTCGCCGCACTGGTCAAGGTGCACGGCGGCAGCTGGCTGCTGGCCCTGCTGGTGCTGGTGTTCACCGCATCGCTCATCAACATCTGGAACTTCATGGATGGCATCAACGGCATCGCCAGCAGCCAGGCGGTGATCGCCGCGCTGGGCTTTGCCGCCGTGCTGCCATGGCCGTATTCCCTGGTCGCAATCGCCCTGGGCCTGGCCTGCGTGGGTTTCCTGCCGTTCAATTTCCCGAAGGCGCGCATTTTCATGGGCGATGTCGGTAGTGGCGCGCTCGGCTACGCGGTGTCGGTGGTCCTGGCCGTGGCCGCGCTGCGCACGGAAATCAGCTGGGTGATGCTGCTGGTGCCCATTTCCCCGTTCCTTGTGGACGCGGGCTTCACGCTGTTGGCGCGCATCCTTTCAGGACAGCGCTGGATGGAACCCCACACCCAGCATGTCTACCAGCGCGCAGTGCAGGCAGGAGCCAGCCACGCCCGGGTGACAGGGATGTACTTTGTTGTAGGCCTGTTCAGCATTACAGTGTTCTTTGTTTGCACCAGATTGCAGCCGAGGTGGGAGGCTGTCGTAGCGGTGGCGTGGATCTCCGCGCTGTCCCTGCTTTGGCTCCTCCTGCGCAATGGATTGCGCCACCGATAA
- a CDS encoding LapA family protein has translation MKVFRLLVLLAVLLLGLIIGAMNMDEMTINLLFTQLKTSIGVAIIASLLIGVIVGAGLVLVSVVIPLYAQLRRANKSVATPVAPVSPSQSFDGR, from the coding sequence ATGAAGGTTTTTCGTCTGCTGGTCCTGCTGGCGGTTCTGCTTCTCGGGTTGATCATCGGTGCCATGAACATGGACGAGATGACCATCAACCTGCTGTTCACCCAACTCAAGACCTCGATCGGCGTGGCGATCATCGCGTCGCTGCTGATCGGCGTCATCGTCGGTGCCGGCCTGGTGCTGGTGAGCGTGGTCATTCCGCTCTACGCCCAGCTGCGCCGCGCCAACAAGTCGGTTGCCACGCCCGTGGCGCCGGTTTCCCCCTCCCAATCTTTTGATGGACGCTGA
- a CDS encoding integration host factor subunit beta → MTKSELIEILARRQAHLKADDVDLAVKSLLEMMGGSLSAGDRIEIRGFGSFSLHYRPPRLGRNPKTGESVALPGKHVPHFKPGKELRERVSSVLPLDADPA, encoded by the coding sequence ATGACCAAATCCGAACTGATCGAAATCCTCGCGCGCCGCCAGGCGCACCTGAAGGCCGATGATGTCGATCTGGCGGTGAAGTCGTTGCTGGAAATGATGGGCGGTTCCCTCTCTGCTGGGGATCGCATCGAAATCCGTGGCTTTGGCAGCTTCTCGCTGCACTACCGTCCGCCGCGTCTGGGCCGCAACCCGAAGACGGGCGAATCGGTTGCCCTGCCGGGCAAGCACGTCCCCCACTTCAAGCCGGGCAAGGAACTGCGCGAGCGGGTCAGCAGCGTGCTGCCGCTGGACGCCGATCCGGCCTGA
- the lapB gene encoding lipopolysaccharide assembly protein LapB encodes MDFVTEWFWFFLFVPLAALSGWVIGRRGGQRHGDNQVSHLSSTYFRGLNYLLNEQPDKAIELFLHIAELDKETFETQVALGHLFRRRGEVDRAIRLHQGLVNRNDLSDAQRVQALLALGEDYMKSGLLDRAETVFTELAQLDQRAPQALKHLIGIYQAERDWEKAIDNATRFEDVTGEPMGKLIGQFECELAERFRGAGKLEEARAAIARAYQADAMSVRAGIIEGRLETDAGNAEAAVRAFERAARNDPEYLPELLPALMENYRKVGDLGGARAFLSEMTEHYRGIAPVLALTRLMEEQEGVAPARAYLGRQLKDRPSVRGESALIDLTLAEGADSTATLHDLKHITDQLLVRNPAYRCTRCGFGARTHHWQCPSCKEWGTVKPLLNYAVL; translated from the coding sequence ATGGATTTCGTCACCGAGTGGTTCTGGTTCTTCCTGTTCGTTCCCCTGGCGGCGCTGTCCGGCTGGGTCATCGGGCGGCGCGGCGGGCAACGCCATGGCGACAACCAGGTCAGCCACCTGTCCAGCACCTATTTCCGCGGCCTGAACTACCTGCTCAACGAGCAGCCGGACAAGGCCATCGAGCTGTTCCTGCACATCGCCGAGCTGGACAAGGAAACCTTCGAAACCCAGGTCGCGCTGGGCCACCTGTTCCGTCGTCGCGGTGAAGTCGACCGTGCGATCCGCCTGCACCAGGGGCTGGTCAACCGCAACGACCTGAGCGACGCGCAGCGCGTGCAGGCGCTGCTGGCCCTGGGTGAGGACTACATGAAGTCCGGCCTGCTGGACCGCGCCGAAACCGTGTTCACCGAGCTGGCGCAGCTGGACCAGCGCGCACCGCAGGCGCTGAAGCACCTGATCGGCATCTACCAGGCCGAGCGCGACTGGGAAAAGGCCATCGACAATGCCACCCGCTTCGAGGATGTCACCGGCGAGCCGATGGGCAAGCTGATCGGGCAGTTCGAGTGCGAGCTGGCCGAGCGCTTCCGTGGCGCCGGCAAGCTGGAAGAGGCGAGGGCGGCCATTGCCCGTGCCTACCAGGCCGACGCCATGTCGGTACGTGCGGGCATCATCGAAGGCCGCCTGGAAACCGACGCGGGCAACGCCGAGGCCGCCGTGCGTGCCTTCGAGCGCGCTGCTCGCAACGATCCCGAATACCTGCCCGAACTGCTGCCGGCGCTGATGGAGAACTACCGCAAGGTGGGTGACCTCGGCGGCGCGCGCGCCTTCCTGTCGGAAATGACCGAACACTACCGCGGCATCGCCCCGGTGCTGGCGCTCACCCGCCTGATGGAAGAGCAGGAGGGCGTGGCCCCGGCGCGTGCCTACCTCGGCCGCCAGCTGAAGGATCGCCCGTCGGTGCGCGGCGAATCCGCCCTGATCGACCTGACCCTGGCCGAAGGCGCCGATTCCACCGCCACCCTGCACGACCTCAAGCACATCACCGACCAGCTGCTGGTGCGCAACCCCGCCTACCGCTGCACGCGCTGCGGTTTCGGTGCGCGTACCCACCACTGGCAGTGCCCGAGCTGCAAGGAATGGGGAACGGTCAAGCCGCTGCTGAACTACGCGGTGCTCTGA